Proteins encoded in a region of the Bacteroidota bacterium genome:
- the xseA gene encoding exodeoxyribonuclease VII large subunit, giving the protein MPAEKNIVSVTEITRRIKGVLEKGFSEIWVQGEISNCKLHSSGHMYFTLKDEGAQLSAVMWRSRVAQMLFRPADGMKVIVRGNITVYEPRGNYQIDCLQLQPLGTGELQLAFDRLKQKLQAEGLFAEDHKKPLPPYPQKIGIITSPTGAAIQDILNVLSRRFPALEVIVVPVKVQGIGAADEIAQAVRDLNALPDIDVMIVGRGGGSLEDLWAFNEEVVARAIYASRIPVISAVGHEVDFSMSDFVADLRAPTPSAAAEMVVKDRNEIIDILRNFSYTIQNLTASRIQSAKERIQSLLGSYSFNKPLDMFRQRGQLVDDLEHRLHRSVEHRLGMVRQQAESFAKRIQSMDPQLALKRGYTMVLRNGKIVPAASRVSEKDRITVRFFDGDAESIVESVQKKK; this is encoded by the coding sequence ATGCCTGCAGAAAAAAATATCGTGTCGGTTACCGAAATTACCCGCCGGATCAAAGGGGTTCTTGAAAAGGGTTTTAGTGAGATTTGGGTGCAGGGGGAAATCTCCAATTGCAAGCTTCATTCTTCCGGCCATATGTATTTTACGCTGAAGGATGAGGGAGCGCAGTTATCTGCCGTCATGTGGCGCAGCCGGGTCGCGCAAATGCTCTTTCGTCCGGCCGATGGAATGAAGGTCATCGTTCGCGGCAATATTACCGTGTACGAACCGAGGGGAAATTATCAGATCGATTGCCTCCAACTTCAGCCTCTCGGCACGGGGGAATTACAACTTGCCTTCGACCGCCTTAAACAGAAGCTCCAAGCGGAAGGACTGTTTGCTGAGGATCATAAGAAGCCCCTTCCTCCGTATCCGCAGAAGATTGGGATTATAACGTCGCCGACGGGGGCCGCCATTCAGGATATTTTGAATGTTTTATCGCGCAGGTTTCCGGCCCTAGAAGTTATTGTCGTGCCGGTGAAAGTGCAAGGCATCGGTGCCGCTGATGAAATTGCGCAGGCAGTTCGAGACCTCAATGCGTTGCCGGATATCGATGTCATGATTGTCGGACGGGGAGGCGGATCGCTTGAAGATCTATGGGCGTTCAACGAGGAGGTCGTCGCACGCGCCATCTACGCATCCCGTATTCCGGTCATCAGTGCGGTCGGGCATGAGGTGGACTTCAGCATGAGCGATTTCGTCGCCGACCTGCGCGCGCCCACTCCTTCAGCCGCCGCTGAAATGGTGGTGAAAGACCGGAATGAGATTATTGATATTCTACGTAATTTTTCCTATACTATTCAAAATCTGACGGCAAGCAGGATTCAATCAGCGAAAGAAAGAATCCAATCCCTTCTCGGAAGCTATTCTTTCAATAAACCGCTCGATATGTTCCGCCAGCGCGGACAGCTTGTCGATGATTTGGAACATCGGCTTCACCGGAGCGTTGAGCACCGATTGGGGATGGTGCGGCAGCAAGCGGAATCGTTTGCCAAGCGGATTCAATCGATGGACCCCCAATTGGCGCTCAAACGCGGATACACGATGGTGCTCCGCAACGGGAAGATCGTTCCAGCCGCGTCGCGGGTCTCGGAAAAAGACCGCATCACGGTTCGGTTTTTTGACGGTGACGCTGAATCGATAGTCGAATCAGTTCAGAAAAAGAAATGA
- a CDS encoding exodeoxyribonuclease VII small subunit: MKNAMASAKKEGAKRTFEQSLDRLEKIVDSLERGETPLENAIELYEEGIALSKECMETLSKAELKIKKLSKDMNNKIELMDFE; the protein is encoded by the coding sequence ATGAAGAATGCGATGGCTTCTGCGAAGAAAGAGGGCGCGAAACGGACATTTGAGCAGTCTCTTGACCGGTTGGAGAAGATTGTCGATTCGTTAGAGCGGGGGGAAACACCGCTCGAAAACGCTATCGAGTTGTATGAAGAAGGAATCGCGTTGTCCAAAGAGTGCATGGAGACACTGTCAAAAGCGGAGCTGAAGATCAAGAAGCTCAGCAAAGACATGAACAATAAGATCGAGTTGATGGATTTTGAATAG
- the ribD gene encoding bifunctional diaminohydroxyphosphoribosylaminopyrimidine deaminase/5-amino-6-(5-phosphoribosylamino)uracil reductase RibD — MSRSDDEKWMRRCFALAAKGIGRVSPNPLVGAVIVRSGKLLGQGYHQKVGGAHAEVNALNDARRRHSDVRGATLYVNLEPCAHYGKTPPCADAIVRAGIGKVVAAMKDPNPLVAGKGFVILRMAGIKLRIGILKNDAHILNEKFMKYITTGSPFVALKAAQTKDGFIAREDGSSRWISSKASRRFVHQLRAEYDAVVVGARTAAVDDPKLTVRTVNGRNPLRVLIDGNLSAPVDAAIFSDKDRQRTIVFFGRGKKEKVKILKAKGVQLVPMKSRNGRIEVRDVLSKAAERGIASLLVEGGQSIYRQFLAARKADKIYLFTSPQKFHQGLLTFGRTVPRFKIRRKQIRTIGGDVLTEGYLSY; from the coding sequence ATGAGCCGGAGTGACGATGAAAAATGGATGCGGCGGTGTTTTGCGCTCGCGGCGAAAGGGATAGGAAGGGTAAGTCCGAATCCCCTTGTCGGCGCTGTCATCGTTCGAAGCGGAAAACTGCTTGGGCAAGGTTATCATCAGAAAGTCGGCGGTGCGCACGCCGAAGTGAACGCACTTAACGATGCCCGAAGAAGACATTCCGACGTTCGAGGCGCGACGCTTTATGTGAATCTCGAACCGTGCGCACACTACGGAAAAACCCCGCCGTGTGCGGACGCGATCGTCCGGGCAGGCATTGGAAAAGTCGTTGCTGCGATGAAAGATCCAAACCCCCTTGTCGCGGGGAAAGGTTTTGTCATCCTTCGCATGGCTGGGATAAAACTGAGGATTGGTATTCTGAAGAATGATGCGCACATCCTCAACGAAAAATTTATGAAGTACATCACAACGGGTTCGCCCTTTGTGGCCTTGAAAGCCGCACAAACAAAGGACGGATTTATCGCCCGCGAGGATGGAAGTTCAAGATGGATATCGTCAAAAGCGTCACGCAGGTTTGTTCATCAACTTCGCGCCGAATATGATGCAGTTGTTGTCGGAGCGCGGACAGCGGCCGTTGATGATCCGAAACTGACCGTCCGCACCGTTAACGGAAGGAATCCATTGAGGGTGTTGATCGACGGAAATCTCAGTGCTCCGGTCGACGCAGCGATATTCAGCGACAAAGATAGACAACGGACGATCGTCTTCTTTGGAAGAGGGAAAAAAGAGAAGGTGAAAATTCTGAAGGCCAAGGGGGTTCAATTGGTTCCGATGAAAAGCAGGAATGGCAGGATTGAGGTTAGGGACGTCCTATCGAAGGCAGCGGAGAGAGGGATAGCATCGCTCCTTGTGGAGGGGGGGCAATCAATCTATCGGCAATTTTTGGCGGCGCGGAAGGCAGACAAAATATATCTCTTTACTTCCCCCCAAAAGTTTCATC
- a CDS encoding Gfo/Idh/MocA family oxidoreductase has translation MEKAKIGIVGLGWIAQVFHLPILTKISDATVPCVCDKDRSRARALAEKFGIKRYYSDVQEMLQTEELDAVDICTTTNAHKDIAIACLEAKKDIFVEKPIARKYLEAVAIAEAAKKAKKKVMVGMNNRFRPDTMILRSFIENNDLGEVFYVKAGWLKKLTDQSSWMGHKDKSGGGVFLDLGIVMLDLALWMTGYPEVKRVNSSTYSHATPGVEDSASVFLFMKNGATITIEVSWSFYIENELFYCNIYGDKGSAKLNPLKIHREMHGSIVNVTPGKIDDIQNLFRRSYENELKHFIGAVRGIHQIISTADEAVLRMRIVDAIYSSAAKGKEIYFK, from the coding sequence ATGGAAAAAGCTAAAATCGGTATTGTTGGATTGGGTTGGATCGCACAGGTTTTTCATCTTCCTATCCTTACCAAAATCTCCGACGCGACGGTCCCGTGTGTATGTGACAAAGACAGGTCGCGTGCCCGCGCTCTTGCCGAGAAATTCGGCATCAAACGCTATTATTCCGATGTGCAGGAAATGCTCCAGACGGAAGAACTCGATGCGGTCGATATTTGCACCACGACGAACGCCCACAAAGATATTGCGATCGCCTGTCTTGAAGCAAAGAAGGATATTTTCGTCGAAAAACCGATCGCCCGAAAATATCTGGAAGCGGTTGCGATCGCCGAGGCCGCCAAGAAGGCAAAAAAGAAGGTCATGGTCGGGATGAATAATCGCTTTCGGCCTGATACCATGATTTTGCGCAGTTTTATCGAGAATAATGATCTGGGAGAAGTGTTCTACGTAAAAGCCGGCTGGCTCAAGAAGCTTACCGATCAGAGCAGCTGGATGGGACATAAAGACAAATCAGGGGGCGGCGTTTTTCTCGACCTCGGGATCGTTATGCTCGACCTTGCGTTATGGATGACCGGATATCCGGAGGTCAAACGGGTAAATTCTTCGACATATTCTCACGCTACTCCCGGCGTCGAAGATTCTGCGTCTGTGTTTTTATTCATGAAGAACGGAGCAACGATCACCATCGAGGTAAGTTGGAGCTTTTATATCGAGAATGAGCTTTTTTATTGCAACATTTACGGCGATAAGGGGAGCGCAAAGCTCAATCCGTTGAAGATCCATCGCGAAATGCATGGAAGCATCGTCAACGTCACGCCGGGCAAGATCGACGACATCCAGAATCTTTTCCGGCGCTCGTACGAAAATGAGTTGAAGCACTTTATCGGCGCCGTGCGGGGCATCCACCAAATCATCTCGACCGCGGACGAAGCGGTCCTCCGGATGAGGATTGTCGACGCGATCTACAGCTCTGCGGCGAAAGGAAAAGAAATCTATTTTAAGTAA
- the bshB1 gene encoding bacillithiol biosynthesis deacetylase BshB1 → MKLDVLAIGAHPDDVELACAATIAKLVKAGKKVAILDLTQGELGTRGSKSLRKQEAARSAEILGVEFRENLRIPDGNIEVNRKNITEVIEILRTVQPTVVIFPHWLERHPDHEHANRLCREAWFLAGLEKIPTRSNGKKQEPFRPKKCYHYMQKYEFAPSFIVDVSDVYETKTKALSSFESQFYNPHSKERETLLSSKLFLESIKARDMHFGSLINAAYGEPFFSVEPVGIDSFFSLKV, encoded by the coding sequence ATGAAACTCGATGTTTTAGCAATTGGCGCTCATCCCGATGATGTTGAACTGGCGTGCGCTGCAACGATTGCCAAGCTTGTCAAAGCGGGCAAAAAGGTCGCTATTCTGGATTTGACCCAGGGCGAACTCGGAACGCGTGGGTCAAAATCACTTCGAAAGCAGGAGGCCGCAAGGTCGGCAGAAATTCTCGGCGTTGAATTCAGGGAGAATCTCAGGATACCGGATGGCAACATCGAGGTCAATCGGAAAAATATCACTGAAGTGATAGAGATCCTTCGCACCGTTCAGCCAACAGTCGTCATCTTCCCCCACTGGCTCGAACGGCACCCGGACCACGAACACGCCAACAGACTCTGCCGTGAGGCATGGTTTCTTGCCGGCCTCGAAAAAATCCCGACAAGATCAAACGGAAAAAAGCAGGAGCCATTCCGCCCCAAGAAATGTTATCACTACATGCAGAAGTACGAGTTTGCGCCGTCGTTCATCGTCGACGTTTCAGATGTCTATGAAACAAAAACAAAAGCGCTGTCGTCGTTTGAATCACAATTTTACAACCCTCACAGCAAAGAACGGGAGACGCTGTTATCGTCCAAATTGTTCCTCGAATCCATCAAAGCCCGGGACATGCACTTTGGAAGCCTTATTAATGCCGCGTATGGCGAACCCTTTTTTTCCGTAGAGCCGGTTGGGATCGATTCGTTCTTTAGCCTTAAGGTTTGA
- the dxs gene encoding 1-deoxy-D-xylulose-5-phosphate synthase, whose protein sequence is MVETETKFFHKIDTPHDLRQLEVKDLRTLSKEIRDFLVDSISKTGGHLGAGLGAVELAVALHYVFDTPKDKLVWDVGHQAYPHKIITGRKSRFHTIRQLHGISGFLKRSESEYDTFGAGHASTAISAALGIATARDFKHEHYKVVAIVGDGSLTGGMAYEAMNNAGLLKKDMIVVLNDNRMVSLSSVAPNLWSFHNYFAEVLTHPSYNKFKANVWDLTGKLDTFGDRLRSVAQNVEKGLKAVITPGMLFEALGFRYFGPFNGHNVVKLVEIFRHVKNLKGPILIHTITEKGKGYGPAEKEATRLHGVTPFDKVTGISPKNPNAPPAFTSVFGDALVEVCRQNEKVVGVTAAMPDGTGLTALQKAMPERFFDVGIAEQHAVTFAAGLATEGYIPVTAIYSTFLQRAYDQIIHDVALQNLHVVFVLDRGGLVGADGPTHHGAFDLSYLRCIPGMVVMAPKDENELRDMLFTAVEHRGGPIALRYPRGNAFGFPLKKEFERIEIGKGEILRTGNDVAILTLGTMVYNSLSAADLLAKEGILAEVVNMRFVKPIDRKLLERLVEKFDRIVTVEENTMQGGFGAAVLETLASMNHRNVSVHVHGIPDDFIEHGTPNELYQIVKLDPRGIAGVVKEFCEAHPSHNRTTERRAL, encoded by the coding sequence ATGGTAGAAACCGAAACAAAATTTTTTCATAAGATCGATACCCCGCACGATCTGCGGCAGCTTGAAGTGAAAGATCTCCGGACTCTTTCGAAAGAGATCAGAGATTTCCTGGTCGATTCGATCTCAAAAACCGGCGGACATCTCGGGGCAGGGCTGGGAGCGGTCGAGCTTGCCGTTGCCCTACATTATGTTTTTGATACGCCGAAGGACAAGCTGGTGTGGGATGTCGGCCATCAAGCGTACCCGCATAAGATCATCACCGGAAGAAAAAGCCGTTTTCATACGATCCGCCAGCTTCATGGCATCAGCGGATTTCTTAAACGAAGCGAGAGCGAGTACGACACGTTCGGCGCCGGTCACGCGAGCACGGCCATCTCTGCGGCTCTCGGCATAGCGACGGCGCGCGATTTCAAGCATGAACACTATAAAGTTGTTGCCATCGTCGGCGATGGATCGTTGACCGGCGGCATGGCGTATGAGGCGATGAACAACGCCGGCTTGCTCAAGAAGGACATGATCGTTGTTCTCAATGATAATCGGATGGTCTCACTCTCTTCGGTTGCGCCGAATCTCTGGTCGTTCCATAATTACTTTGCCGAAGTGTTGACTCATCCGAGCTATAACAAATTTAAGGCGAATGTCTGGGACTTGACCGGGAAACTGGACACCTTTGGCGACCGTCTTCGCTCGGTCGCTCAGAATGTTGAAAAAGGGTTGAAAGCGGTGATAACGCCGGGAATGTTGTTCGAGGCGCTTGGTTTTCGGTACTTCGGCCCCTTCAACGGGCATAATGTTGTCAAGCTGGTTGAAATTTTCCGGCATGTCAAGAACCTGAAGGGTCCGATCCTTATTCACACGATTACCGAAAAAGGAAAGGGATACGGACCTGCCGAGAAAGAGGCGACACGGCTCCATGGTGTAACGCCGTTCGATAAGGTCACGGGAATCTCTCCGAAAAACCCGAATGCTCCGCCGGCATTCACGTCAGTCTTCGGAGATGCGCTTGTCGAAGTGTGCCGGCAAAATGAAAAAGTCGTCGGCGTTACTGCTGCGATGCCCGATGGCACGGGTTTGACGGCACTGCAGAAGGCGATGCCCGAGCGGTTTTTTGACGTTGGGATCGCGGAGCAGCACGCGGTGACATTTGCGGCCGGACTTGCGACCGAGGGGTATATTCCTGTCACGGCAATTTATTCAACATTCCTGCAAAGAGCGTACGATCAGATCATTCATGACGTCGCGCTTCAGAATCTTCATGTGGTTTTTGTCCTCGATAGGGGGGGGTTGGTCGGAGCTGACGGTCCCACGCACCATGGCGCGTTTGATCTGTCGTACCTCCGGTGTATTCCTGGCATGGTAGTGATGGCTCCAAAGGACGAAAACGAGTTGAGGGATATGCTGTTCACCGCCGTCGAACATCGCGGCGGGCCGATCGCGTTGAGATATCCGCGCGGGAACGCGTTTGGATTTCCTTTGAAAAAGGAATTTGAAAGAATCGAAATCGGCAAGGGAGAAATATTGCGCACGGGCAACGATGTTGCGATATTGACTCTCGGAACCATGGTCTACAATTCTCTCTCGGCGGCCGACCTCCTGGCTAAAGAGGGTATCTTGGCAGAAGTCGTGAACATGCGTTTTGTAAAGCCGATAGACCGGAAGCTGCTTGAACGGTTGGTGGAGAAATTTGACCGAATTGTGACGGTCGAAGAGAACACGATGCAGGGGGGATTCGGCGCGGCGGTTCTCGAGACCCTTGCTTCCATGAATCACAGAAACGTCAGCGTGCACGTTCACGGCATCCCCGATGATTTTATCGAGCATGGAACGCCGAATGAACTCTACCAGATCGTAAAGCTTGATCCGCGCGGGATCGCAGGGGTCGTCAAAGAATTTTGCGAAGCTCATCCTTCGCACAACAGAACTACAGAACGCCGGGCGTTGTAG